One window of Cygnus atratus isolate AKBS03 ecotype Queensland, Australia chromosome 17, CAtr_DNAZoo_HiC_assembly, whole genome shotgun sequence genomic DNA carries:
- the ANAPC7 gene encoding anaphase-promoting complex subunit 7 isoform X1, translated as MSVVEHVREMASAGLHSNVRLLSGLLLTMSGNNPELFSPSQKYQLLVYHADSLFHDKEYRNAVSKYTMALQQKKALSKTSKVRPSTGNAASTPQSQCLPSEIEVKYKMAECYTMLKQDKDAIAILDGIPSRQRTPKINMMLANLYKKAGQERSSVTSYKEVLRQCPLALDAILGLLSLSVKGAEVASMTMNVIQSIPNLDWLSVWIKAYAFVHTGDNTRAINTICSLEKKSLLRDNVDLLGSLADLYFRAGDNKNSILKFEQAQMLDPYLIKGMDVYGYLLAREGRLEDVENLGCRLFNISDQHAEPWVVSGCHSFYSKRYSRALYLGAKAIQLNSNSVQALLLKGAALRNMGRVQEAIIHFREAIRLAPCRLDCYEGLIECYLASNSIREAMVMANNVYKTLGANAQTLTLLATVCLEDPVTQEKAKTLLDKALTQRPDYIKAVVKKAELLSREQKYEDGIALLRNALANQSDCVLHRILGDFLVAVNEYQEAMDQYSIALSLDPNDQKSLEGMQKMEKEESPTDATQEEDVDDMEGSGEEGDLEGSDSEAAQWADQEQWFGMQ; from the exons ATGAGCGTGGTGGAGCACGTCCGGGAGATGGCCTCCGCCGGGCTCCACTCGAACGTGCGGCTCCTCAGCGGGCTTCTCCTGACGATGAGCGGCAACAACCC gGAACTGTTTTCACCATCTCAGAAATACCAACTCCTCGTATATCACGCGGATTCTCTTTTCCATGATAAGGAATATAGAAATGCTGTCAGTAAGTACACAATGGCCTTGCAGCAGAAAAAGGCTTTAAGTAAAACTTCAAAAGTAAGACCTTCTACTGGGAATGCTGCATCAACCCCCCAAAGCCAG tgtttaccGTCTGAAATTGaagtgaaatataaaatggCCGAATGCTATACAATGCTGAAGCAAGATAAAGATGCCATTGCTATTCTGGATGGGATTCCTTCCAGACAGAGAACCCCAAAG ATCAACATGATGCTGGCAAATCTGTACAAGAAAGCGGGTCAAGAACGCTCATCTGTTACAAGCTACAAAGAAGTACTGAGACAGTGCCCATTAGCACTTGATGCCATACTAG GTTTGCTCTCTCTGTCGGTGAAGGGTGCAGAAGTGGCCTCTATGACGATGAATGTAATTCAGAGTATTCCTAACTTGGACTGGCTTTCAGTGTGGATCAAGGCATATGCTTTTGTGCATACTGGAGATAACACGAGAGCAATCAATACCATTTG cTCTTTAGAGAAAAAGTCATTGCTGAGGGATAATGTAGATTTACTGGGGAGCTTAGCAGACCTGTATTTCAGAGCTGGAGATAATAAAAACTCTATTCTAAAATTTGAACAAGCACAGATGCTGGATCCTTACCTAATAAAAG GAATGGATGTATATGGTTATTTATTGGCACGGGAAGGTCGACTGGAGGATGTGGAAAACTTGGGCTGCCGTCTCTTCAATATTTCTGATCAACATGCAGAGCCCTGGGTGGTGTCTGG GTGTCATAGTTTCTATAGTAAACGATACTCCCGTGCCTTATATTTAGGAGCCAAAGCTATCCAGCTTAATAGTAATAGCGTTCAAGCATTGTTGCTGAAAGGAGCTGCTCTTAGGAACATGGGCCGGGTACAGGAAGCAATTATACACTTCCGTGAAGCGATACGTCTTGCGCCTTGCAGGCTGGATTGCTATGAAG GTCTCATCGAATGTTACCTAGCATCTAACAGTATCCGAGAAGCTATGGTTATGGCAAATAATGTGTATAAAACTCTGGGAGCAAACGCACAGACCCTCACTCTGTTAGCAACAGTCTGTCTTGAAGACCCAGTCacacaggaaaaagcaaaaacattattGGACAAAGCGCTGACACAAAGACCTGATTACATTAAAGCTGTGGTAAAGAAAGCAGAACTTCTTA GTAGAGAACAAAAGTATGAAGATGGAATTGCTTTGCTGAGGAACGCACTGGCTAATCAGAGTGACTGTGTTCTGCATCGAATACTTGGAGACTTTCTTGTAGCTGTCAACGAATACCAGGAAGCAATGGACCAGTACAGTATTGCCCTAAG tTTGGATCCAAACGATCAGAAGTCACTAGAAGGaatgcagaaaatggaaaaagaggaGAGTCCAACAGATGCAACCCAGGAAGAAGATGTGGACGATATGGAGGGAAGTGGAGAAGAGGGGGACTTGGAAGGCAGTGATAGTGAAGCAGCCCAGTGGGCAGATCAAGAACAGTGGTTTGGCATGCAGTGA
- the ARPC3 gene encoding actin-related protein 2/3 complex subunit 3: MPAYHSTLMDSDTKLVGNMALLPIRSQFKGPAPRETKDVDIIDEAIYYFKANVFFKNYEIKNEADRTLIYITLYISECLKKLQKCNSKGQGEKEMYTLGITNFPIPGEPGFPLNAIYAKPTNKQEEEVMRAYLQQLRQETGLRLCEKVFDPQSDKPSKWWICFVKRQFMNKSLSGPGQ; this comes from the exons ATGCCG GCTTACCACTCAACTTTAATGGACTCTGATACCAAGCTAGTTGGGAACATGGCGCTGTTACCCATCAGAAGCCAGTTCAAAGGCCCAGCGCCCCGGGAAA ctaaGGATGTAGATATTATAGATGAAGCCATCTACTActtcaaagcaaatgttttcttcaaaaattatgaaattaag AATGAGGCTGACAGAACACTGATCTACATAACTCTCTACATTTCTGAGTGCttgaaaaagctgcaaaag TGTAACTCCAAAGGCCAAGGAGAGAAGGAGATGTACACACTAGGAATCACTAACTTCCCAATCCCTGGGGAACCTGGCTTTCCACTTAATGCAATTTATGCCAAACCTACCAACAAGCAGGAGGAAG AGGTGATGAGAGCCTACTTGCAGCAGCTCAGGCAAGAAACTGGTCTTCGGCTTTGTGAAAAAGTATTTGATCCTCAGAGTGACAAGCCTAGTAAG TGGTGGATCTGCTTCGTGAAGAGACAGTTCATGAACAAGAGTCTGTCAGGTCCTGGGCAGTGA
- the DENR gene encoding density-regulated protein, translated as MATDVADPVVPDCKGDVRSGARSDADYPLRVLYCGVCSLPTEYCEYMPDVTKCRQWLEKNFPDEFAKLTVENSPKQEAGVGEGQGTAGEEEEKKKQKRGGRGQIKQKKKTVPQKVTIAKIPRAKKKYVTRVCGLATFEIDLKEAQRFFAQKFSCGASVTGEDEIIIQGDFTDDIIDVIQEKWPEVDDDSIEDLGEVKK; from the exons ATGGCCACAGACGTAGCTGATCCTGTGGTCCCTGACTGCAAAGGAGACGTAAGGAGCGGTGCCAGGTCAGATGCTGACTATCCTCTTCGGGTTCTCTACTGCGGAG TCTGTTCACTGCCAACAGAG TACTGCGAATACATGCCTGACGTGACTAAATGCAGACAATGGTTAGAAAAGAATTTTCCAGATGAGTTTGCAAAACTTACAGTAG AAAATTCACCCAAACAGGAAGCTGGGGTTGGAGAAGGCCAAGGAActgcaggagaagaggaagagaagaagaagcaaaagagaG GTGGAAGAGGtcagataaaacagaagaagaagacTGTACCACAAAAAGTTACAATAGCTAAAATTCctagagcaaagaaaaaatacgtCACAAGAGTATGTGGCCTTGCAACCTTTG AAATCGATCTTAAGGAAGCGCAAAGGTTTTTTGCTCAGAAATTTTCCTGCGGTGCCTCAGTAACaggagaagatgaaataatCATTCAGGGGGATTTCACAGATGACATTATCGATGTAATACAAGAGAAGTGGCCTGAG GTGGATGATGACAGCATTGAAGATCTTGGAGAAGTCAAGAAGTGA
- the GPN3 gene encoding GPN-loop GTPase 3, with protein MPRYAQLVMGPAGSGKSTYCAAMVQHCEALGRAVQVVNLDPAAELFGYPVMADIRELIEVDDVMEDDSLRFGPNGGLVFCMEYFANNFNWLEESLGHVEDDYILFDCPGQIELYTHLPVMKQLVEQLQQWEFRVCGVFLVDSQFMVESFKFISGILAALSAMISLEIPQINIMTKMDLLSKKAKKEIEKYLDPDMYSMIEDSTNLLKSKMFKKLTKSICGLIDDYGMVRFLPFDRSDEESINIVLQHIDLTIQYGEDLEFKEPKEYEEDKSALVDEYFQDHVNE; from the exons ATGCCGCGCTACGCGCAGCTGGTGATGGGCCCGGCGGGCAGCGGGAAG AGCACGTACTGCGCCGCCATGGTGCAGCACTGCGAGGCGCTGGGCAGAGCCGTGCAGGTGGTCAACCTGGACCCGGCGGCGGAGCTGTTCGGGTACCCGGTGATGGCAG ATATCCGCGAGCTGATCGAGGTGGATGATGTTATGGAGGATGATTCCCTGCGGTTTGGCCCCAACGGGGGCCTGGTGTTCTGCATGGAGTACTTCGCCAATAACTTCAACTGGTTGGAGGAGAGCCTGGGGCACGTGGAGGACGACTACATACTGTTTGATTGCCCAG GTCAGATCGAACTCTATACACATTTGCCAGTGATGAAACAGCTGGTGGAGCAGCTTCAGCAGTGGGAATTCCGTGTCTGTGGAGTGTTTCTCGTTGACTCTCAATTTATGGTGGAATCTTTTAAG TTTATCTCCGGAATTCTGGCAGCACTCAGTGCAATGATCTCTTTAGAGATTCCACAGATTAACATCATGACTAAAATGGATTTGTTGAGCAAGAAAGCtaagaaggaaatagaaaa GTACTTAGATCCGGATATGTATTCTATGATTGAAGATTCTACAAAtctactgaaaagcaaaatgtttaaaaaactgACTAAATCCATATGTGGATTG ATTGATGATTATGGTATGGTTCGATTTCTACCTTTTGATCGCTCTGATGAGGAAAGTATAAACATAGTTCTGCAGCACATAGACCTTACCATTCAGTATGGAGAAGATCTTGAATTTAAAGAACCAAAG GAATATGAAGAAGATAAATCTGCTCTTGTGGATGAGTATTTTCAAGATCATGTAAATGAGTGA
- the ANAPC7 gene encoding anaphase-promoting complex subunit 7 isoform X3: MAECYTMLKQDKDAIAILDGIPSRQRTPKINMMLANLYKKAGQERSSVTSYKEVLRQCPLALDAILGLLSLSVKGAEVASMTMNVIQSIPNLDWLSVWIKAYAFVHTGDNTRAINTICSLEKKSLLRDNVDLLGSLADLYFRAGDNKNSILKFEQAQMLDPYLIKGMDVYGYLLAREGRLEDVENLGCRLFNISDQHAEPWVVSGCHSFYSKRYSRALYLGAKAIQLNSNSVQALLLKGAALRNMGRVQEAIIHFREAIRLAPCRLDCYEGLIECYLASNSIREAMVMANNVYKTLGANAQTLTLLATVCLEDPVTQEKAKTLLDKALTQRPDYIKAVVKKAELLSREQKYEDGIALLRNALANQSDCVLHRILGDFLVAVNEYQEAMDQYSIALSLDPNDQKSLEGMQKMEKEESPTDATQEEDVDDMEGSGEEGDLEGSDSEAAQWADQEQWFGMQ, encoded by the exons atggCCGAATGCTATACAATGCTGAAGCAAGATAAAGATGCCATTGCTATTCTGGATGGGATTCCTTCCAGACAGAGAACCCCAAAG ATCAACATGATGCTGGCAAATCTGTACAAGAAAGCGGGTCAAGAACGCTCATCTGTTACAAGCTACAAAGAAGTACTGAGACAGTGCCCATTAGCACTTGATGCCATACTAG GTTTGCTCTCTCTGTCGGTGAAGGGTGCAGAAGTGGCCTCTATGACGATGAATGTAATTCAGAGTATTCCTAACTTGGACTGGCTTTCAGTGTGGATCAAGGCATATGCTTTTGTGCATACTGGAGATAACACGAGAGCAATCAATACCATTTG cTCTTTAGAGAAAAAGTCATTGCTGAGGGATAATGTAGATTTACTGGGGAGCTTAGCAGACCTGTATTTCAGAGCTGGAGATAATAAAAACTCTATTCTAAAATTTGAACAAGCACAGATGCTGGATCCTTACCTAATAAAAG GAATGGATGTATATGGTTATTTATTGGCACGGGAAGGTCGACTGGAGGATGTGGAAAACTTGGGCTGCCGTCTCTTCAATATTTCTGATCAACATGCAGAGCCCTGGGTGGTGTCTGG GTGTCATAGTTTCTATAGTAAACGATACTCCCGTGCCTTATATTTAGGAGCCAAAGCTATCCAGCTTAATAGTAATAGCGTTCAAGCATTGTTGCTGAAAGGAGCTGCTCTTAGGAACATGGGCCGGGTACAGGAAGCAATTATACACTTCCGTGAAGCGATACGTCTTGCGCCTTGCAGGCTGGATTGCTATGAAG GTCTCATCGAATGTTACCTAGCATCTAACAGTATCCGAGAAGCTATGGTTATGGCAAATAATGTGTATAAAACTCTGGGAGCAAACGCACAGACCCTCACTCTGTTAGCAACAGTCTGTCTTGAAGACCCAGTCacacaggaaaaagcaaaaacattattGGACAAAGCGCTGACACAAAGACCTGATTACATTAAAGCTGTGGTAAAGAAAGCAGAACTTCTTA GTAGAGAACAAAAGTATGAAGATGGAATTGCTTTGCTGAGGAACGCACTGGCTAATCAGAGTGACTGTGTTCTGCATCGAATACTTGGAGACTTTCTTGTAGCTGTCAACGAATACCAGGAAGCAATGGACCAGTACAGTATTGCCCTAAG tTTGGATCCAAACGATCAGAAGTCACTAGAAGGaatgcagaaaatggaaaaagaggaGAGTCCAACAGATGCAACCCAGGAAGAAGATGTGGACGATATGGAGGGAAGTGGAGAAGAGGGGGACTTGGAAGGCAGTGATAGTGAAGCAGCCCAGTGGGCAGATCAAGAACAGTGGTTTGGCATGCAGTGA
- the ANAPC7 gene encoding anaphase-promoting complex subunit 7 isoform X2, translating to MIRNIEMLSCLPSEIEVKYKMAECYTMLKQDKDAIAILDGIPSRQRTPKINMMLANLYKKAGQERSSVTSYKEVLRQCPLALDAILGLLSLSVKGAEVASMTMNVIQSIPNLDWLSVWIKAYAFVHTGDNTRAINTICSLEKKSLLRDNVDLLGSLADLYFRAGDNKNSILKFEQAQMLDPYLIKGMDVYGYLLAREGRLEDVENLGCRLFNISDQHAEPWVVSGCHSFYSKRYSRALYLGAKAIQLNSNSVQALLLKGAALRNMGRVQEAIIHFREAIRLAPCRLDCYEGLIECYLASNSIREAMVMANNVYKTLGANAQTLTLLATVCLEDPVTQEKAKTLLDKALTQRPDYIKAVVKKAELLSREQKYEDGIALLRNALANQSDCVLHRILGDFLVAVNEYQEAMDQYSIALSLDPNDQKSLEGMQKMEKEESPTDATQEEDVDDMEGSGEEGDLEGSDSEAAQWADQEQWFGMQ from the exons ATGATAAGGAATATAGAAATGCTGTCA tgtttaccGTCTGAAATTGaagtgaaatataaaatggCCGAATGCTATACAATGCTGAAGCAAGATAAAGATGCCATTGCTATTCTGGATGGGATTCCTTCCAGACAGAGAACCCCAAAG ATCAACATGATGCTGGCAAATCTGTACAAGAAAGCGGGTCAAGAACGCTCATCTGTTACAAGCTACAAAGAAGTACTGAGACAGTGCCCATTAGCACTTGATGCCATACTAG GTTTGCTCTCTCTGTCGGTGAAGGGTGCAGAAGTGGCCTCTATGACGATGAATGTAATTCAGAGTATTCCTAACTTGGACTGGCTTTCAGTGTGGATCAAGGCATATGCTTTTGTGCATACTGGAGATAACACGAGAGCAATCAATACCATTTG cTCTTTAGAGAAAAAGTCATTGCTGAGGGATAATGTAGATTTACTGGGGAGCTTAGCAGACCTGTATTTCAGAGCTGGAGATAATAAAAACTCTATTCTAAAATTTGAACAAGCACAGATGCTGGATCCTTACCTAATAAAAG GAATGGATGTATATGGTTATTTATTGGCACGGGAAGGTCGACTGGAGGATGTGGAAAACTTGGGCTGCCGTCTCTTCAATATTTCTGATCAACATGCAGAGCCCTGGGTGGTGTCTGG GTGTCATAGTTTCTATAGTAAACGATACTCCCGTGCCTTATATTTAGGAGCCAAAGCTATCCAGCTTAATAGTAATAGCGTTCAAGCATTGTTGCTGAAAGGAGCTGCTCTTAGGAACATGGGCCGGGTACAGGAAGCAATTATACACTTCCGTGAAGCGATACGTCTTGCGCCTTGCAGGCTGGATTGCTATGAAG GTCTCATCGAATGTTACCTAGCATCTAACAGTATCCGAGAAGCTATGGTTATGGCAAATAATGTGTATAAAACTCTGGGAGCAAACGCACAGACCCTCACTCTGTTAGCAACAGTCTGTCTTGAAGACCCAGTCacacaggaaaaagcaaaaacattattGGACAAAGCGCTGACACAAAGACCTGATTACATTAAAGCTGTGGTAAAGAAAGCAGAACTTCTTA GTAGAGAACAAAAGTATGAAGATGGAATTGCTTTGCTGAGGAACGCACTGGCTAATCAGAGTGACTGTGTTCTGCATCGAATACTTGGAGACTTTCTTGTAGCTGTCAACGAATACCAGGAAGCAATGGACCAGTACAGTATTGCCCTAAG tTTGGATCCAAACGATCAGAAGTCACTAGAAGGaatgcagaaaatggaaaaagaggaGAGTCCAACAGATGCAACCCAGGAAGAAGATGTGGACGATATGGAGGGAAGTGGAGAAGAGGGGGACTTGGAAGGCAGTGATAGTGAAGCAGCCCAGTGGGCAGATCAAGAACAGTGGTTTGGCATGCAGTGA